The Nitrospirota bacterium genomic interval TTCGGAAAGGATAGTGACAAGGCTCGGTGAAGGGATTACCGGCCGGGGTTTGATTACCAAGAGGGCGATAAAAAGAGGGATAGAAGCCCTTAGGCAATTCAGCGATGTAATTTCCCTACATGATGTTCTCAAGACATCGGTTGCGGCAACCAGCGCATTGAGGGATGCAAAAAACAGGGATGAGTTTTTAAAACAGGCAAAAGACGCGGCGGGGTTTGACATTGAAGTCATAAGCGGGGAGAAAGAGGCCAGGATAACTTCTGCAGGGATGCTGTCAGGCATTACTCAGCCTGTCAGCGCGCTGATGGCTGATATCGGAGGCGGAAGCACAGAACTTATATTTGCAAGACGGAAAAAGCCTGAACTGGTTCACAGCCTGAATCTCGGCGTTGTATATCTGGCGGATAAATATATGAAGCACGACCCCCTGCTTAAGACTGATCTAAAGAGGATGGACAATGAAATTTCCCGGAGAATCATGCCTGCCGCCGGAGTTTTTAAAAAACTTTTTTCCGGTGATACTGTTTTTATCGGCACTGCCGGCACAGTTACGGCTTTGTCGGCAATTGCACAGCGCCTTAAAAGATTTGACCACTGCAGAATTCATAACAGCAGGATGACATTTAAAAAAACAAAGAACATTTTTTTAAAAATATCTTCCATAACTGCCGCAGAAAGGGTGGAGTATCATCCCTTTGACCCTTCAAGACTTGACATTATAGTCCCCGGCACGCTTATACTTTTAAAATTAATGGAGACCTTTGGCTTTAATGAGATTATAGTCAGCGATCACGGCTTGAAGGAAGGAATACTTTTAGAGCTTTATAGTAAAATAGGGACGTAAGAATAATAAATGGAGAATAAAGCATTGATGAAAAAAATATCGGCTAAGCCGGAAAGTTTAAAGCCCGTTCCTTTCCGCTTTTGCCCCGGATGCGGACATGGACTGCTTCATAAAATAATTGCCGAAATAATTGATGAACTCGGCATGAGAGAAAAGACCATAGGTTTTGCGCCTGTGGGCTGCGCGGTTTTTGCGTATGATTATTTTAATTTTGACGTAATTGAGACGGCCCACGGAAGACCTCCTGCCGTTGCAACAGCGATAAAACGGCTTTTGCCTGACAATCTGGTTTTTACTTATCAGGGCGACGGCGATCTTGCTGCAATAGGCACGGCGGAAATAGTGCATGCTGCGGCAAGGGGCGAAAATTTCAGCGTTATTTTTGTCAACAATGCGACATACGGCATGACCGGCGGGCAGATGGCGCCCACAACCTTGTTGGGACAAATGACGACCACGACCACTAAAGGCAGGGAACAAAAGCTGACCGGTTATCCGGTTAAGGTATCTGAGATGCTGGCCACACTTGATGGAGTAAGCTTTATCTGCAGGACTTCTATGGACTCGCCTCAGAATGTTATAAAAACCAAAAATGCCGTCAAAAAGGCCTTTCAATATCAGCTTGACGGCAAGGGTTTCAGCTTTGTAGAGGTGCTTGCACCCTGCCCGACGGACTGGTGGATGAGTCCCAAAGAGGCGCTGTTATGGATAAAGGAGAAAATGATTCCCGTCTTTCCGCCCGGAGTGGTAAAGGATAAGTACAGTAAACAGTCAACGGTGAACAGTGAACAGTAAAAATTTACAGCTTATTGTTGCCGGATTCGGGGGGCAGGGAGTTTTATTTACAGGAAAACTCCTTACATATGCCGCTATGCTGGAAGGCAGGGAAGTAACATGTTTTCCTTCCTACGGCGCAGAGATTAGGGGCGGCACTGCCAACTGCACGGTGATAATATCCGATGAAATGATAGGTTCTCCGGTAGTCAATAAACCGGATGTCCTGCTGATTATGAATGAGGCGTCTATGGAGAGGTTTGTCCCGAGATTAAAATCAGGCGGGCTTCTGATAATGAATTCGTCGCTGATAAAAAATCTTCCAAAGAGGCAGGACCTTGAGGTGCTTCAGATAAATGCAACCGGCATGGCAGAAGAGCTTGGCAGCAGCCAAATTGCAAATATGATTATGATTGGAGCGCTTATCGCCAAAACAGGCATCATAAGTGTTGACACTGTTTTTAATGCATTGGGAGATATAATTCCGGAAAGGAAAAAAGGTATCATACCGGTCAATCAAACTGCAATAAAGAAAGGACTGGAAGAAATTAGAATAGAAAATGCGGTAAAAAAACCACAGACCTGCCTGCCGGCAGGCAGGGGGCGCAGAGGCTAAAAGAGGTGAGGAATCTTGAGAGTTAGAAAGGCAAAGGCAGGGGATGTAAAGGGGCTGCATTCGCTTATCAATAAGTTTGCAAAAAAAGACGAGATGCTTCCCCGGTCTCTGAACGAAATATATGAAAATATCCGTGATTTTTTTGTCTATACACAAGGCGAAAAAATTAAAGGGACTGCGGCCCTGCATGTTTTATGGGAGGACTTAGCCGAGATAAGGTCCATTGCCGTACTGGAGGAATACCAGCGCAGCGGTATAGGTAAAAAACTGATTGACCAATGTATTAAGGAGGCTGGGACGCTTGGCATAAAGAGGATTTTTGCGCTGACTTATTATCCTGAATTTTTTAAAAAGATGGGGTTTGAAGATATTGACAAGAATGACCTCCCCCAGAAGATTTGGAGCGACTGCCTTAAATGCCCTTTATTCCCTGAATGCGAGGAAGTAGCAGTGATAAAGGAACTGAGAGAATAATGTCAAATTACAAAGCTCAAATGCCAAATGAAGGTTAAAGTTTAAATGGTTATTTGATATTGTTTATTTGGATTTTATTTGAAATTTGGATTTTGGAATTTGACATTCCTTGTCTTACTTCTTACTTTTTACTTCCAAGTCGCCCAGTTGGATTCTTATGTAAGATTTTTCCCTTAACTCGTTTATATGCTCCAGCAGCTTCTTGTTTAATTGTTTTTCTACGAGGTATGTTTCTATATCATTTCTAACGTCATAAAAATCTTTACTGTTAAAAGATTCCCTGTTTTTTTCATAAAATTGTTCAATTTCTTCAGGCGGGATGTGAATGAGGGTCTTTAGTCTTCTCCCTATATAATCATTGATAATGGCGTTATCCTCTAATGTCCGGCTTTCTGCGGCAGGCTCCTCCAAACGGAATTTTTTACCCTCCCTCAGAAGCAAAATCCTGTTAATCATTCCATCTAACACCTCCATATCTGTTTTTTTTGCTCCGGAGTTTATGGCGTCCTGAAAGGCATCTTTAAATTCGCTGAGGGTGATAATCTCATCATCCACTATTGCCACTATGCGCTCAACGACTCCTGCATTAACGGCAGTGAACAGTGAACAGTGAACAGTGAACAGTGAACAGAAAACAATCAGCAGTTTTATTAATGATGTTTTTTTAAACTTATAACTCATAACTTTTAACTGTTTTTAAAATGCATGTCCAAGGCTGAAATGCAGTTCTCCACTGCTTTCACCTTCTTCCTTGTTTAATTTGTGACCGTAATCAAGCCTGAATGGTCCTACTGGGGTATTATATCTTAGGCCAGGGCCGACAGTATATTTTAACTCAAAGTTTATATCATTGGTGTCTTGCCAGACATTCCCGCTGTCAACGAATGCAACTATCCCCAGTCCCTTTCCAATGGATGCCCGCAGCTCTGCATTTCCAAGCGCAAAGGCATTGCCGCCGGTCGGGGTGTTATCAGCGCCTTTAGGTCCAAGCGTATCCTGATTATACCCTCTCACTGTAGTTCTGCCTCCGAGAAAAAATCTTTCTATCAAGGGAAGGTCGGATGTTTCGCCAAGTCCGTAAGCGCCGCCTCCACGCAGCGAGCAGGCAAATACAAGCCCGGTACTTATCTCAAAAAACCATGCCCCCTGAAGGGTTGCTTTGATAAATTCTGTCTCCGATAAAAATGCCTTTGAGGCAAGCTTAAGGACTATTCCTTTAAGTGAGCCTGAAGCAGGGTCAAACGGATTGTCTCTTGTGTCGTAGAATAATGCAGGTGAAATACTGCTTATGCCGAGCGTCCCTGTGTCATCTTTGCTTAAGATTACTCCCGGCTTAACATTATGTGTATTTACGATTGAATATTCGTAGTTGAGAGTTGCCTTTAACCTTTCGGTTAATTCCCTGTCAACGCCTGCAAGCAGGGATGTCCTGTCAATTTCATATTTTGTCTCTCTGGTATCAATGTTTATGGACCGTTTGCTTTCATTTGTGAGGGAAAGCTTTAACGGGAGCTGCGGTTTGTTAAAAAACCACGGTTCCTTAAAACTCAGTATGTACCTTTTTTCCAATGAGTTTAATTCTGTCCTGAATCCTGCCTGTCTGTTGTAGCCGCCTAAATTGCGGTAGCTCAAGTCCAGAAATCCCCTGAAACTCTCATAGTCGCCGTAACCGAGACCGACATCCACTGCTCCTGCATTTCCTTCCTTTACAGTGACGAGGATGTCTTTTATATTCGTTGTTTCCCCGCTTGTTCCGGCAAGTGTTTCAATGGTTATCTCTGAAAAAAGCCCGAGCCTGTAAAGCTGCTGTTTTGCCCTTATAAGTTTTTCATGGTCGTAGGAATCGCCTTCTTTAATATCAAATTCCCTTCTAATGATTTTATCCTTGGTTTTTTTATTGCCGCGTATAATAATCTTTCCTATGGTTGAATGCCTGCCCCCATTTATTTTAAAGGTAATAAAGGCCCTGCCGTTTTCAGTTGCAGTTTCAGCTTCAACATGTGCATCGGCATAACCAAGACGGTTATAAAGGGATAAAATTTTATACCGTGCATCTTCAACATCAAGCGCATTATAAGGGGCTGATTCTTTCAGATGGACGGCTTTCATTATTTCGTCAATTCCAGCAGCCCGGGCGCCTGTAATGTTTATTTTTTCAATTTTCGTCTGGGTTCCTTCATGCACTGCAAACGTAACTGTCAGTTCATCAATATCTACCGGGAAATCCTTTCGCGCTTCCTTAATCTCTGCATCAAGGTAGCCGAGCCCGTTGTAAAAACTTATTATGGATTCCGTGCTGCTGTCTATCAGCGACTCATCAAAAGGCTGCTCCCTCTGAAGCGGTATGATTGCTTCTATGTTTTTTGCGGGGATGGTGATGCCTTCAAAATTTATGTCCTTAAGAATGACTTTTTTACCCTCAAAAATAAAAAAAGCAATTTTTATCAGCTCATCTGTTGTCTCAATGCCGCCTGCCACTACTACATGATTGTATCCTCTCTGCCAGTAAAGCTTCTTAATGAGATTTGCGGCGTCTTCTGCCAGTTTGTCGGTCACCTCTTCGTCTTCCATAAAGGGCATTTCCTTCAAAAGCTCGTTTGCTCCAATAACTGTATTCCCTCTGAATGTGATTTCAAGCCTTTGTCCCGGAGAAAAAGGGATGAAAAGTTCACCGTCTCTGAATTCATAAGGTCCCACGACCGGTTTTAGATAGCCCAATTCCTTGTAGTGTTTTTTAATCCGGAGAATGTCTTTATCAATCAGTTCAGTGTCAAAGATTCTGCCTTCTGAGACTTTCATAATGCTTTTAATTTCACCGGGGGCAAAGATAGTTTTAATGATCAGAGGCATACCTTCTTCAATAAAAACATGAAGATTAACCCTGTATGGAGTTTTATCACTCTTAGCCTTAATCTTAACCTTTGCTCCGGGGAAGCCTTTTTTGCGGTAAATGTTTAAAACAGCAGTTTCAGCTTTTTTCAGAAATTCTTCCTTGAGGTCTTCACCGGTTTTCAGTAAAAGTGCGGTTTTGATGTCTTTCTCATTGATAAGTTTATTGCCTGTAATGCTTATACGGTTGATTACAGGCATTTCAGTGACGGTGTATTTTAATTTTAGCCCGTCCTGAAAGGGCTCAGTTTCTGCCTTTATATCAAGAAAAATACCTTTCTTAAAGGCCCTCTTTATTCCTGCCTGCAAAACGCCCCTGTCTACAGGGTCCCCGATGCCGAGGCAAATCATATCAATCAGGTCTTCAGGTTTTATCCGCCTGACGCCTGTGACCTCAATCGCCCTGATCTTTTTCTCAGGTTCTGAGGCATAAGCATGCGTGAATAGTGAACAGTGAACAGTGAACAGTAGACAGAAAACAGTGAACAGTGAATAGTATTTTCTATTTCTCATTTCTCAGTTTCCATTTACTTAAACTCAAATCTGTATTTAATGTCAGCGCCTACACTGCCTATCTCGTCCCTTGAGCCAACGAGAGAAATGTTTCTGCCGAGATTGTATTCAATTTTAATAATGTTTTCTTCTGTTGTCCCGATGGAGGTGGAGTAGGTAACAAAGACCTTGTCCATAAATAACCGTTTCCCGACTGTAACTTTGGGGCTGACGGCGCCGGTGCTTGTTGTGTGCGGGTCTACTTCAAAACGCTCAAAGCCGGTTATGTACTTAAATCTTTCCTCCATTACCTCCTGAAGCCCGCCGGTTAAAAAGGCCGCAGCCTCGCCTGCGCCGATGCCGCTTTCAAATCCCTTTGCTGTTTTGCTGACCTGCCCCACAGTCAGCAAAGTCAGTATGTCCGTATCGGAAAGCGGAGGGTCTGAAAATAGCGATAAAGTGAATTTATCCACAGGTCCGTCAAGGTTTAATCTTACAAGGTAACCTTTTGTATAGGTCTCTGCCTGGATATGAAAGACAGGGGTTATCCTGTTTGATTCAACAAAATCCGCATTCCCGCTTATAATCTTTAATTCATTGCTTCTGAAAAAAATGCTCCCGCCTGCCGCCTCAAGCCTTCCGATAAGCCCGTATTGGGCAGCGGTTCCTGTTACGGCAAGGTCAATTTTTACGGGTGTCTTTGCAAGGTTGTTGTCTATTGAGATATTGTCCTGACCGTAGATATGCACATTCAGCCGGGTACGTCCAAGATATGCAGGTATAACCCGCACCTGCGCCGGCTTTTTAATTTTTGTTCCCCTGAGCGCAAGCAGTCCGCTTTTCCACTCAACCCTTTTTGCGTATATTGCCTTCTTGACGTAAATGTCTCCGACAAGGCTTTGTCCTTTCTGGGAATAATCAAAATAAAGCTTTCCGTCAAAGGCAGCGCTTACTCCTTCAACAGGTCTGAACTTTATACCAGTAATCGTGGAGGTAAGGGACAACCCTCTCAGGGTTAATTTCTTAAGGTATCCTGTCCCTGATAAAGCGATTTTCCCGCCGGCAAAATCAGCATTAAAAGAATCAAAAACAACCTTGTTTTTGTCAAAAAAAACATCCCCGTTAAGCGGACCTATCCGGTAAGGGAAGCCTGATATCATTACACTGCTGTTTCTAATATTGACTTTTCCTCTGAATTCCGGATTTTCCCACGGCCCTGAAATCCCGACAGTAAAATTCCCCTGTCCGCGTACCGATTCAACGACTCTGCTTATGGACTGCAGAGGTTCGAGGTTCATCCTGCCTTCAAGTGCGATATCATAGGATTGTCCGACTTTAGCAATGCCGGATACAGTTATCTCGGCAT includes:
- a CDS encoding Ppx/GppA family phosphatase; protein product: MVKNRPLAAIDIGTNTTRLLIGRVKRNGIERIYSERIVTRLGEGITGRGLITKRAIKRGIEALRQFSDVISLHDVLKTSVAATSALRDAKNRDEFLKQAKDAAGFDIEVISGEKEARITSAGMLSGITQPVSALMADIGGGSTELIFARRKKPELVHSLNLGVVYLADKYMKHDPLLKTDLKRMDNEISRRIMPAAGVFKKLFSGDTVFIGTAGTVTALSAIAQRLKRFDHCRIHNSRMTFKKTKNIFLKISSITAAERVEYHPFDPSRLDIIVPGTLILLKLMETFGFNEIIVSDHGLKEGILLELYSKIGT
- a CDS encoding 2-oxoglutarate oxidoreductase, whose translation is MKKISAKPESLKPVPFRFCPGCGHGLLHKIIAEIIDELGMREKTIGFAPVGCAVFAYDYFNFDVIETAHGRPPAVATAIKRLLPDNLVFTYQGDGDLAAIGTAEIVHAAARGENFSVIFVNNATYGMTGGQMAPTTLLGQMTTTTTKGREQKLTGYPVKVSEMLATLDGVSFICRTSMDSPQNVIKTKNAVKKAFQYQLDGKGFSFVEVLAPCPTDWWMSPKEALLWIKEKMIPVFPPGVVKDKYSKQSTVNSEQ
- the bamA gene encoding outer membrane protein assembly factor BamA, whose amino-acid sequence is MRNRKYYSLFTVFCLLFTVHCSLFTHAYASEPEKKIRAIEVTGVRRIKPEDLIDMICLGIGDPVDRGVLQAGIKRAFKKGIFLDIKAETEPFQDGLKLKYTVTEMPVINRISITGNKLINEKDIKTALLLKTGEDLKEEFLKKAETAVLNIYRKKGFPGAKVKIKAKSDKTPYRVNLHVFIEEGMPLIIKTIFAPGEIKSIMKVSEGRIFDTELIDKDILRIKKHYKELGYLKPVVGPYEFRDGELFIPFSPGQRLEITFRGNTVIGANELLKEMPFMEDEEVTDKLAEDAANLIKKLYWQRGYNHVVVAGGIETTDELIKIAFFIFEGKKVILKDINFEGITIPAKNIEAIIPLQREQPFDESLIDSSTESIISFYNGLGYLDAEIKEARKDFPVDIDELTVTFAVHEGTQTKIEKINITGARAAGIDEIMKAVHLKESAPYNALDVEDARYKILSLYNRLGYADAHVEAETATENGRAFITFKINGGRHSTIGKIIIRGNKKTKDKIIRREFDIKEGDSYDHEKLIRAKQQLYRLGLFSEITIETLAGTSGETTNIKDILVTVKEGNAGAVDVGLGYGDYESFRGFLDLSYRNLGGYNRQAGFRTELNSLEKRYILSFKEPWFFNKPQLPLKLSLTNESKRSINIDTRETKYEIDRTSLLAGVDRELTERLKATLNYEYSIVNTHNVKPGVILSKDDTGTLGISSISPALFYDTRDNPFDPASGSLKGIVLKLASKAFLSETEFIKATLQGAWFFEISTGLVFACSLRGGGAYGLGETSDLPLIERFFLGGRTTVRGYNQDTLGPKGADNTPTGGNAFALGNAELRASIGKGLGIVAFVDSGNVWQDTNDINFELKYTVGPGLRYNTPVGPFRLDYGHKLNKEEGESSGELHFSLGHAF
- a CDS encoding N-acetyltransferase, with translation MRVRKAKAGDVKGLHSLINKFAKKDEMLPRSLNEIYENIRDFFVYTQGEKIKGTAALHVLWEDLAEIRSIAVLEEYQRSGIGKKLIDQCIKEAGTLGIKRIFALTYYPEFFKKMGFEDIDKNDLPQKIWSDCLKCPLFPECEEVAVIKELRE
- a CDS encoding 2-oxoacid:acceptor oxidoreductase family protein; translated protein: MNSKNLQLIVAGFGGQGVLFTGKLLTYAAMLEGREVTCFPSYGAEIRGGTANCTVIISDEMIGSPVVNKPDVLLIMNEASMERFVPRLKSGGLLIMNSSLIKNLPKRQDLEVLQINATGMAEELGSSQIANMIMIGALIAKTGIISVDTVFNALGDIIPERKKGIIPVNQTAIKKGLEEIRIENAVKKPQTCLPAGRGRRG